One genomic region from Nitrospinota bacterium encodes:
- a CDS encoding NAD(P)H-hydrate dehydratase: protein MIKVVTAAQMRDIDRRTIEEMGIPGVVLMENAGIAVVNAIREKIPDLRKTRVNIFCGKGNNGGDGFVVARHLFNLGAEPTVFLVAEKEEIKGDARINLDSFIAIGGRVKEFTTEKHIHNFKLKFFHTTVVVDALLGTGASSEPKGFYIQALEAMNGQGKLKVAVDIPSGVMADDGSIPGAHFVADVTVTFGLPKPGLLITPARNAVGQLVIADISIPSKVVDESPCSGWLPEKEDIRKMLPRRPPDGHKGTFGHLLTACGSTGMGGAAALCGLSALRAGTGLVTAALPSNLLPSFELGAMEVIGLPLPETETGSISDGGFDRFMAALEGKSAIAMGPGLTTHPSTASFVRRVVESAEIPMVLDADGLNCLAGHMDIIKRRKHPTIITPHPGEMGRLTGQTAAQVQQDRLKAASALAMETGAIVALKGAGTVISTPDGANYINPTGNEGLASGGTGDVLTGLIGGLLAQGAEAWKAAVAGAYIHGLLADIYKAKHVQSITLMASDLLNLMPQAMGEL, encoded by the coding sequence ATGATAAAAGTTGTTACCGCCGCGCAGATGCGGGATATAGACCGCCGGACTATCGAGGAGATGGGGATACCCGGCGTGGTCCTTATGGAAAACGCCGGGATTGCGGTGGTTAACGCCATCCGGGAAAAAATTCCGGACCTGCGCAAGACGCGGGTTAACATCTTCTGTGGCAAGGGGAATAACGGCGGCGACGGGTTTGTGGTGGCGCGCCACCTTTTCAACTTGGGGGCCGAACCCACGGTGTTCCTTGTGGCTGAAAAGGAAGAGATAAAAGGGGACGCCCGCATAAACCTGGACAGCTTCATAGCCATAGGCGGGCGGGTTAAAGAGTTCACTACCGAAAAACACATCCACAACTTCAAACTCAAGTTCTTCCACACCACCGTAGTGGTGGACGCCCTTCTGGGCACGGGGGCATCTTCAGAGCCAAAGGGATTTTATATCCAGGCGTTGGAGGCTATGAACGGCCAGGGCAAACTGAAAGTGGCGGTGGATATTCCCTCCGGCGTCATGGCCGACGACGGTTCCATTCCCGGCGCGCATTTTGTGGCCGATGTTACGGTCACTTTCGGCCTGCCAAAACCCGGTTTACTTATAACTCCAGCCAGAAACGCTGTAGGTCAGCTCGTGATAGCCGATATTTCCATCCCCTCGAAGGTGGTGGATGAATCCCCCTGCTCAGGGTGGCTCCCGGAAAAAGAGGACATCCGCAAAATGCTTCCCCGCCGCCCGCCGGACGGGCATAAGGGAACCTTCGGGCATCTGCTAACCGCTTGCGGCTCCACTGGCATGGGTGGCGCGGCGGCGCTTTGCGGCCTTTCAGCCCTGCGTGCGGGGACTGGCCTTGTCACTGCGGCGTTGCCTTCCAACCTCCTCCCCTCTTTCGAGCTGGGCGCCATGGAGGTTATCGGCCTGCCCCTACCAGAAACGGAGACAGGCTCCATATCCGATGGGGGGTTCGATCGGTTCATGGCGGCGCTGGAGGGGAAGTCCGCCATAGCCATGGGTCCGGGACTTACAACCCATCCATCCACCGCTTCGTTCGTCCGGCGTGTGGTGGAATCGGCGGAAATCCCCATGGTGCTGGACGCCGATGGGCTGAACTGTCTTGCCGGGCATATGGATATTATCAAGCGGCGGAAACACCCCACAATCATCACACCCCACCCAGGCGAGATGGGGAGGCTAACGGGCCAAACCGCCGCCCAAGTTCAACAGGACAGGCTTAAAGCCGCATCCGCGCTTGCCATGGAAACCGGAGCGATCGTGGCGCTGAAGGGGGCTGGAACGGTTATATCCACCCCCGATGGGGCCAACTATATAAACCCCACCGGGAACGAGGGTTTGGCCTCCGGCGGCACGGGAGATGTGCTTACGGGGCTCATCGGTGGCCTGCTGGCCCAAGGGGCCGAGGCATGGAAGGCCGCCGTGGCCGGGGCTTACATCCACGGCCTGCTGGCGGACATTTATAAGGCGAAACACGTGCAATCCATAACCCTCATGGCCTCGGACTTGCTAAATTTGATGCCCCAGGCCATGGGAGAGTTGTAA